In Candidatus Methylomirabilota bacterium, the genomic window CCACACGGATACCTGTCACAGCCTGGCATATGTCCATTCCGCAGATCTGCAAACCCTAACGCGTAACGATTAAGCGAGCTGCCTTAGACGGTTGCAAACGCTGGCCACTTATTCCTCCGAGACTACTAGGCTTAGAGCTGAATTGGCCGCAATATCCAACACATGGCGGAAGGTGTCAAGAATTTTTCACGATACCAACCTGCCCCGCAATTGCTACACTCATAGTGATGCGGCCAATAGACGCAACGCGATGGTCTCGAGAACCGAAGGGCACAGCGGGGGAGACGAGATGCTGCGACATCTGGATTACGCGACAAGGAAGGTTGAACATGCAGGATAAGCTACACAAGACTGATGAGGAATGGAAGGCGCGGCTCACGCCGGAGCAGTTTTATGTCTGTCGGCAGAAGGGGACTGAAAGGCCGTTTTCTGGTGAATACTACGACTGCAAAGAAGATGGGATCTACCAGTGCGTCTGCTGCGGCAATGAGTTGTTCGGCTCCGAGACGAAGTTCAACTCAGGTAC contains:
- the msrB gene encoding peptide-methionine (R)-S-oxide reductase MsrB; the encoded protein is MQDKLHKTDEEWKARLTPEQFYVCRQKGTERPFSGEYYDCKEDGIYQCVCCGNELFGSETKFNSGTGWPSFWAPLAPGQINTVGDTELLMRRTEVRCSRCDAHLGHIFHDGPPPTHLRYCINSAALRLIKR